The following proteins are encoded in a genomic region of Eriocheir sinensis breed Jianghai 21 chromosome 2, ASM2467909v1, whole genome shotgun sequence:
- the LOC126999960 gene encoding sarcolemmal membrane-associated protein-like isoform X3: protein MVNIVGVRTLVPPTVGGPPITEAKMTARAILQCRPNSHPFPERTLVLDQPVKIGRSVARARPATNNAIFDCKVLSRNHALLWYENGKFYLQDTKSSNGTFVNNQRLSKGSEESAPREVCSGDIVQFGVDVMENSRKVTHGCIVATLKLYMPDGQEAKASPSTAVGGAVSSVTAQELYQLRTYLQEAQHREQQIETKLAALQRLVSSTQEAATHSWKAMIDEDRLLQRLETLEGQLTTYAKNYPEDSVREEMRRLLDEKCQYETTAKESLRRVLQEKLDAAAKLADLERTLSTSEDELSHMKELCESSQKELAELLEKQAVQSEQVLQLTEKLKAAEDQLKDAEENYEQEKKEMLNKIVEKSSEENKLMARIESITAENDFTKEQLSALKAKYENIKNGEISGLLKPIKDSADLDMLSIEPSDMKHALEATQKEIHTLKDRLQTAQDELRQAEANVSQLKQELSDNKAKLAADKALTEHLQSQLATLEDRLREYQMISQVPKIYDDIYDDNTPTLVRKKKDLPKNKDKLNEDDTKDEECPNDLEDSQDSDTTLTIIPTKGDNNLTIIPTKECKDFSVNGSLEGKEEKEAEIAQESVLCTDIHRLQEMLETSRKSQEAAEKEVERVREELAQASTAAITASHEASNLRQQLAASEALMSEKVKTVASLQSQVGRLEDSSQEVQTQLSNLSVRLREEQQKVQLAQEETQTLRNKLSEAEELAQLSVQEAESLKNRILGLEERLEFSQASPTTPLILPPPVSRNIGSGESGNQTKTSIESLTPPASLDADAAEPIINAGSNDTAKSTSRTTVNEAGDAERTANISTKEAELAALKDTLKKLQEKLTQSQQECSALQERELTLKQTLERESQSATKDNEPVSSEKVDSLQEELQAIREERDRLRDKVGLLDEDYQVLTVQNKMAVALSLVPLCVVLLGIITAFYDTISAVTGTSEFHPPS, encoded by the exons GAACGGACGCTAGTGCTCGACCAGCCGGTGAAGATCGGCCGGTCAGTCGCGCGTGCTCGGCCGGCCACCAACAATGCCATCTTCGACTGCAAGGTGCTGTCCCGCAACCACGCCTTGCTGTGGTATGAGAacggaaag tTTTACCTGCAAGACACCAAGAGCAGCAATGGCACCTTCGTCAACAACCAGCGGCTCAGCAAGGGCTCGGAGGAGTCGGCGCCGCGGGAGGTGTGTTCGGGGGACATCGTGCAGTTTGGCGTCGACGTTATGGAGAATTCACGGAAAG TGACGCACGGATGCATAGTCGCCACCCTGAAGCTGTACATGCCAGATGGACAGGAAGCCAAAGCCAG CCCATCAACAGCAGTGGGGGGTGCCGTGTCCAGCGTGACGGCCCAGGAGCTGTACCAATTGAGGACATACCTACAGGAGGCGCAGCACCGGGAGCAGCAGATTGAAACCAAGCTGGCGGCCCTTCAGCGACTTGTGTCTTCCACACAG GAGGCGGCCACACACAGCTGGAAGGCCATGATTGATGAGGACCGGCTACTGCAGCGACTAGAGACCCTCGAGGGACAACTCACCACCTACGCCAAG AACTACCCCGAGgacagtgtgagggaggagatgaggagattgCTGGACGAGAAATGCCAATACGAAACCACTGCCAAAGAGTCCCTAAGAAGAGTCCTGCAGGAGAAACTCGATGCTGCGGCAAAGCTGGCGGACTTGGAAAG AACTCTCAGCACTTCCGAGGATGAGTTGTCGCACATGAAGGAGCTTTGTGAGTCTTCCCAGAAGGAGCTGGCCGAGCTGCTTGAGAAACAAGCCGTGCAGAGCGAACAGGTCCTGCAGCTGACCGAGAAACTTAAG GCCGCTGAGGATCAACTCAAAGATGCCGAGGAAAATTAtgagcaggaaaagaaagaaatgctgAATAAAATTGTAGAGAAATCTAGTGAGGAGAACAAGTTGATGGCAAGAATAGAGAGCATAACAGCAGAGAACGACTTCACCAAGGAGCAACTGAGCGCCCTCAAGGCCAAGTATGAAAATATTAAGAATGGGGAAATCAGTGGACTCCTAAAACCCATTAAAGATTCTGCAG ATCTGGACATGTTGAGCATAGAGCCATCGGACATGAAGCACGCCCTGGAGGCCACACAGAAGGAGATCCACACCCTCAAGGACCGCCTCCAGACCGCTCAAGACGAACTGAGGCAAGCAGAGGCAAATGTGTCTCAACTCAAGC AGGAGCTGTCCGACAACAAGGCCAAGCTGGCCGCTGACAAAGCACTAACTGAGCACCTGCAGTCCCAGCTGGCCACACTTGAGGACCGCCTGAGAGAGTACCAGATGATTTCACAAGTACCAAAGATCTATGATGACATCTATGATGATAACACACCCACGCTGGTcaggaagaaaaag GATCTCCCGAAAAACAAGGACAAGCTGAATGAGGATGACACCAAAGACGAGGAATGTCCCAACGACCTAGAGGACAGCCAAGACTCAGACACAACcctcaccatcatccccaccaagGGCGACAACAACCTCACCATCATACCCACCAAGGAGTGTAAG GATTTTAGTGTCAATGGTAgtttggaaggaaaggaggagaaggaagctgaGATTGCCCAGGAGTCAGTTTTATGTACGGACATCCACAGACTACAAG AGATGCTTGAGACGAGTCGGAAGTCCCAGGAAGCAGCTGAGAAGGAGGTGGAGCGTGTGAGGGAAGAGCTGGCACAGGCCTCCACAGCTGCCATCACCGCCTCTCACGAAGCCTCCAATCTCCGGCAGCAGTTGGCG GCGAGTGAAGCGCTGATGAGTGAGAAGGTGAAGACGGTCGCCTCACTGCAGAGCCAAGTGGGCCGGCTGGAGGACTCTTCCCAGGAGGTCCAGACACAGCTCTCCAACCTCTCCGTGAGGCTGAGAGAGGAGCAGCAGAAGGTTCAGTTGGCACAGGAGGAAACTCAAACACTTAGGA ACAAGCTAAGTGAAGCCGAGGAATTAGCCCAACTAAGTGTGCAGGAAGCCGAGTCCCTCAAAAACAGGATACTGGGGCTGGAGGAGAGGTTAGAGTTCAGCCAGGCCTCCCCCACCACGCCCCTAATCCTACCCCCGCCAGTCTCACGCAACATTGGCAGCGGTGAGAGTGGCAATCAGACGAAGACTTCCATCGAGTCCCTCACTCCCCCAGCCTCCCTAGACGCTGATGCTGCTGAACCCATCATCAATGCAGGATCTAATGACACTGCCAAATCTACCTCAAGAACAACAGTGAACGAAGCGGGTGATGCCGAAAGGACTGCAAACATTAGTACCAAAGAAGCTGAACTGGCGGCTCTCAAGGACACTTTGAAGAAGCTGCAGGAGAAGCTCACCCAGTCACAGCAAGAGTGCTCAGCCTTGCAAGAAAGGGAACTTACTCTAAAACAGACGCTAGAAAGGGAGAGCCAGAGCGCCACAAAAGAT aATGAACCCGTGTCCTCTGAGAAGGTAGACAGCTTGCAAGAAGAACTGCAAGCCATTAGGGAAGAGAGGGACAGGTTGAGGGACAAGGTTGGCCTGCTAGACGAGGACTACCAGGTTTTGACAGTACAAAATAAAATG GCTGTGGCATTGAGCCTGGTGCCACTGTGTGTTGTGCTGCTGGGCATCATCACCGCCTTCTACGACACCATCTCTGCTGTTACCGGCACATCGGAGTTTCATCCGCCTTCCTAG
- the LOC126999960 gene encoding sarcolemmal membrane-associated protein-like isoform X1 has protein sequence MVNIVGVRTLVPPTVGGPPITEAKMTARAILQCRPNSHPFPERTLVLDQPVKIGRSVARARPATNNAIFDCKVLSRNHALLWYENGKFYLQDTKSSNGTFVNNQRLSKGSEESAPREVCSGDIVQFGVDVMENSRKVTHGCIVATLKLYMPDGQEAKASPSTAVGGAVSSVTAQELYQLRTYLQEAQHREQQIETKLAALQRLVSSTQEAATHSWKAMIDEDRLLQRLETLEGQLTTYAKNYPEDSVREEMRRLLDEKCQYETTAKESLRRVLQEKLDAAAKLADLERTLSTSEDELSHMKELCESSQKELAELLEKQAVQSEQVLQLTEKLKAAEDQLKDAEENYEQEKKEMLNKIVEKSSEENKLMARIESITAENDFTKEQLSALKAKYENIKNGEISGLLKPIKDSADLDMLSIEPSDMKHALEATQKEIHTLKDRLQTAQDELRQAEANVSQLKHEAELADSVEAGCLSTRARLQEELSDNKAKLAADKALTEHLQSQLATLEDRLREYQMISQVPKIYDDIYDDNTPTLVRKKKDLPKNKDKLNEDDTKDEECPNDLEDSQDSDTTLTIIPTKGDNNLTIIPTKECKDFSVNGSLEGKEEKEAEIAQESVLCTDIHRLQEMLETSRKSQEAAEKEVERVREELAQASTAAITASHEASNLRQQLAASEALMSEKVKTVASLQSQVGRLEDSSQEVQTQLSNLSVRLREEQQKVQLAQEETQTLRNKLSEAEELAQLSVQEAESLKNRILGLEERLEFSQASPTTPLILPPPVSRNIGSGESGNQTKTSIESLTPPASLDADAAEPIINAGSNDTAKSTSRTTVNEAGDAERTANISTKEAELAALKDTLKKLQEKLTQSQQECSALQERELTLKQTLERESQSATKDNEPVSSEKVDSLQEELQAIREERDRLRDKVGLLDEDYQVLTVQNKMAVALSLVPLCVVLLGIITAFYDTISAVTGTSEFHPPS, from the exons GAACGGACGCTAGTGCTCGACCAGCCGGTGAAGATCGGCCGGTCAGTCGCGCGTGCTCGGCCGGCCACCAACAATGCCATCTTCGACTGCAAGGTGCTGTCCCGCAACCACGCCTTGCTGTGGTATGAGAacggaaag tTTTACCTGCAAGACACCAAGAGCAGCAATGGCACCTTCGTCAACAACCAGCGGCTCAGCAAGGGCTCGGAGGAGTCGGCGCCGCGGGAGGTGTGTTCGGGGGACATCGTGCAGTTTGGCGTCGACGTTATGGAGAATTCACGGAAAG TGACGCACGGATGCATAGTCGCCACCCTGAAGCTGTACATGCCAGATGGACAGGAAGCCAAAGCCAG CCCATCAACAGCAGTGGGGGGTGCCGTGTCCAGCGTGACGGCCCAGGAGCTGTACCAATTGAGGACATACCTACAGGAGGCGCAGCACCGGGAGCAGCAGATTGAAACCAAGCTGGCGGCCCTTCAGCGACTTGTGTCTTCCACACAG GAGGCGGCCACACACAGCTGGAAGGCCATGATTGATGAGGACCGGCTACTGCAGCGACTAGAGACCCTCGAGGGACAACTCACCACCTACGCCAAG AACTACCCCGAGgacagtgtgagggaggagatgaggagattgCTGGACGAGAAATGCCAATACGAAACCACTGCCAAAGAGTCCCTAAGAAGAGTCCTGCAGGAGAAACTCGATGCTGCGGCAAAGCTGGCGGACTTGGAAAG AACTCTCAGCACTTCCGAGGATGAGTTGTCGCACATGAAGGAGCTTTGTGAGTCTTCCCAGAAGGAGCTGGCCGAGCTGCTTGAGAAACAAGCCGTGCAGAGCGAACAGGTCCTGCAGCTGACCGAGAAACTTAAG GCCGCTGAGGATCAACTCAAAGATGCCGAGGAAAATTAtgagcaggaaaagaaagaaatgctgAATAAAATTGTAGAGAAATCTAGTGAGGAGAACAAGTTGATGGCAAGAATAGAGAGCATAACAGCAGAGAACGACTTCACCAAGGAGCAACTGAGCGCCCTCAAGGCCAAGTATGAAAATATTAAGAATGGGGAAATCAGTGGACTCCTAAAACCCATTAAAGATTCTGCAG ATCTGGACATGTTGAGCATAGAGCCATCGGACATGAAGCACGCCCTGGAGGCCACACAGAAGGAGATCCACACCCTCAAGGACCGCCTCCAGACCGCTCAAGACGAACTGAGGCAAGCAGAGGCAAATGTGTCTCAACTCAAGC ATGAGGCTGAGCTGGCAGACAGTGTGGAGGCCGGCTGCCTCAGCACCCGGGCGCGCCTCCAGG AGGAGCTGTCCGACAACAAGGCCAAGCTGGCCGCTGACAAAGCACTAACTGAGCACCTGCAGTCCCAGCTGGCCACACTTGAGGACCGCCTGAGAGAGTACCAGATGATTTCACAAGTACCAAAGATCTATGATGACATCTATGATGATAACACACCCACGCTGGTcaggaagaaaaag GATCTCCCGAAAAACAAGGACAAGCTGAATGAGGATGACACCAAAGACGAGGAATGTCCCAACGACCTAGAGGACAGCCAAGACTCAGACACAACcctcaccatcatccccaccaagGGCGACAACAACCTCACCATCATACCCACCAAGGAGTGTAAG GATTTTAGTGTCAATGGTAgtttggaaggaaaggaggagaaggaagctgaGATTGCCCAGGAGTCAGTTTTATGTACGGACATCCACAGACTACAAG AGATGCTTGAGACGAGTCGGAAGTCCCAGGAAGCAGCTGAGAAGGAGGTGGAGCGTGTGAGGGAAGAGCTGGCACAGGCCTCCACAGCTGCCATCACCGCCTCTCACGAAGCCTCCAATCTCCGGCAGCAGTTGGCG GCGAGTGAAGCGCTGATGAGTGAGAAGGTGAAGACGGTCGCCTCACTGCAGAGCCAAGTGGGCCGGCTGGAGGACTCTTCCCAGGAGGTCCAGACACAGCTCTCCAACCTCTCCGTGAGGCTGAGAGAGGAGCAGCAGAAGGTTCAGTTGGCACAGGAGGAAACTCAAACACTTAGGA ACAAGCTAAGTGAAGCCGAGGAATTAGCCCAACTAAGTGTGCAGGAAGCCGAGTCCCTCAAAAACAGGATACTGGGGCTGGAGGAGAGGTTAGAGTTCAGCCAGGCCTCCCCCACCACGCCCCTAATCCTACCCCCGCCAGTCTCACGCAACATTGGCAGCGGTGAGAGTGGCAATCAGACGAAGACTTCCATCGAGTCCCTCACTCCCCCAGCCTCCCTAGACGCTGATGCTGCTGAACCCATCATCAATGCAGGATCTAATGACACTGCCAAATCTACCTCAAGAACAACAGTGAACGAAGCGGGTGATGCCGAAAGGACTGCAAACATTAGTACCAAAGAAGCTGAACTGGCGGCTCTCAAGGACACTTTGAAGAAGCTGCAGGAGAAGCTCACCCAGTCACAGCAAGAGTGCTCAGCCTTGCAAGAAAGGGAACTTACTCTAAAACAGACGCTAGAAAGGGAGAGCCAGAGCGCCACAAAAGAT aATGAACCCGTGTCCTCTGAGAAGGTAGACAGCTTGCAAGAAGAACTGCAAGCCATTAGGGAAGAGAGGGACAGGTTGAGGGACAAGGTTGGCCTGCTAGACGAGGACTACCAGGTTTTGACAGTACAAAATAAAATG GCTGTGGCATTGAGCCTGGTGCCACTGTGTGTTGTGCTGCTGGGCATCATCACCGCCTTCTACGACACCATCTCTGCTGTTACCGGCACATCGGAGTTTCATCCGCCTTCCTAG
- the LOC126999960 gene encoding sarcolemmal membrane-associated protein-like isoform X2 — MVNIVGVRTLVPPTVGGPPITEAKMTARAILQCRPNSHPFPERTLVLDQPVKIGRSVARARPATNNAIFDCKVLSRNHALLWYENGKFYLQDTKSSNGTFVNNQRLSKGSEESAPREVCSGDIVQFGVDVMENSRKVTHGCIVATLKLYMPDGQEAKASPSTAVGGAVSSVTAQELYQLRTYLQEAQHREQQIETKLAALQRLVSSTQEAATHSWKAMIDEDRLLQRLETLEGQLTTYAKNYPEDSVREEMRRLLDEKCQYETTAKESLRRVLQEKLDAAAKLADLERTLSTSEDELSHMKELCESSQKELAELLEKQAVQSEQVLQLTEKLKAAEDQLKDAEENYEQEKKEMLNKIVEKSSEENKLMARIESITAENDFTKEQLSALKAKYENIKNGEISGLLKPIKDSADLDMLSIEPSDMKHALEATQKEIHTLKDRLQTAQDELRQAEANVSQLKHEAELADSVEAGCLSTRARLQEELSDNKAKLAADKALTEHLQSQLATLEDRLREYQMISQVPKIYDDIYDDNTPTLVRKKKDLPKNKDKLNEDDTKDEECPNDLEDSQDSDTTLTIIPTKGDNNLTIIPTKECKDFSVNGSLEGKEEKEAEIAQESVLCTDIHRLQEMLETSRKSQEAAEKEVERVREELAQASTAAITASHEASNLRQQLAASEALMSEKVKTVASLQSQVGRLEDSSQEVQTQLSNLSVRLREEQQKVQLAQEETQTLRNKLSEAEELAQLSVQEAESLKNRILGLEERLEFSQASPTTPLILPPPVSRNIGSGESGNQTKTSIESLTPPASLDADAAEPIINAGSNDTAKSTSRTTVNEAGDAERTANISTKEAELAALKDTLKKLQEKLTQSQQECSALQERELTLKQTLERESQSATKDNEPVSSEKVDSLQEELQAIREERDRLRDKVGLLDEDYQVLTVQNKMTVPTWVMVVVVMALALGSELFLNIL; from the exons GAACGGACGCTAGTGCTCGACCAGCCGGTGAAGATCGGCCGGTCAGTCGCGCGTGCTCGGCCGGCCACCAACAATGCCATCTTCGACTGCAAGGTGCTGTCCCGCAACCACGCCTTGCTGTGGTATGAGAacggaaag tTTTACCTGCAAGACACCAAGAGCAGCAATGGCACCTTCGTCAACAACCAGCGGCTCAGCAAGGGCTCGGAGGAGTCGGCGCCGCGGGAGGTGTGTTCGGGGGACATCGTGCAGTTTGGCGTCGACGTTATGGAGAATTCACGGAAAG TGACGCACGGATGCATAGTCGCCACCCTGAAGCTGTACATGCCAGATGGACAGGAAGCCAAAGCCAG CCCATCAACAGCAGTGGGGGGTGCCGTGTCCAGCGTGACGGCCCAGGAGCTGTACCAATTGAGGACATACCTACAGGAGGCGCAGCACCGGGAGCAGCAGATTGAAACCAAGCTGGCGGCCCTTCAGCGACTTGTGTCTTCCACACAG GAGGCGGCCACACACAGCTGGAAGGCCATGATTGATGAGGACCGGCTACTGCAGCGACTAGAGACCCTCGAGGGACAACTCACCACCTACGCCAAG AACTACCCCGAGgacagtgtgagggaggagatgaggagattgCTGGACGAGAAATGCCAATACGAAACCACTGCCAAAGAGTCCCTAAGAAGAGTCCTGCAGGAGAAACTCGATGCTGCGGCAAAGCTGGCGGACTTGGAAAG AACTCTCAGCACTTCCGAGGATGAGTTGTCGCACATGAAGGAGCTTTGTGAGTCTTCCCAGAAGGAGCTGGCCGAGCTGCTTGAGAAACAAGCCGTGCAGAGCGAACAGGTCCTGCAGCTGACCGAGAAACTTAAG GCCGCTGAGGATCAACTCAAAGATGCCGAGGAAAATTAtgagcaggaaaagaaagaaatgctgAATAAAATTGTAGAGAAATCTAGTGAGGAGAACAAGTTGATGGCAAGAATAGAGAGCATAACAGCAGAGAACGACTTCACCAAGGAGCAACTGAGCGCCCTCAAGGCCAAGTATGAAAATATTAAGAATGGGGAAATCAGTGGACTCCTAAAACCCATTAAAGATTCTGCAG ATCTGGACATGTTGAGCATAGAGCCATCGGACATGAAGCACGCCCTGGAGGCCACACAGAAGGAGATCCACACCCTCAAGGACCGCCTCCAGACCGCTCAAGACGAACTGAGGCAAGCAGAGGCAAATGTGTCTCAACTCAAGC ATGAGGCTGAGCTGGCAGACAGTGTGGAGGCCGGCTGCCTCAGCACCCGGGCGCGCCTCCAGG AGGAGCTGTCCGACAACAAGGCCAAGCTGGCCGCTGACAAAGCACTAACTGAGCACCTGCAGTCCCAGCTGGCCACACTTGAGGACCGCCTGAGAGAGTACCAGATGATTTCACAAGTACCAAAGATCTATGATGACATCTATGATGATAACACACCCACGCTGGTcaggaagaaaaag GATCTCCCGAAAAACAAGGACAAGCTGAATGAGGATGACACCAAAGACGAGGAATGTCCCAACGACCTAGAGGACAGCCAAGACTCAGACACAACcctcaccatcatccccaccaagGGCGACAACAACCTCACCATCATACCCACCAAGGAGTGTAAG GATTTTAGTGTCAATGGTAgtttggaaggaaaggaggagaaggaagctgaGATTGCCCAGGAGTCAGTTTTATGTACGGACATCCACAGACTACAAG AGATGCTTGAGACGAGTCGGAAGTCCCAGGAAGCAGCTGAGAAGGAGGTGGAGCGTGTGAGGGAAGAGCTGGCACAGGCCTCCACAGCTGCCATCACCGCCTCTCACGAAGCCTCCAATCTCCGGCAGCAGTTGGCG GCGAGTGAAGCGCTGATGAGTGAGAAGGTGAAGACGGTCGCCTCACTGCAGAGCCAAGTGGGCCGGCTGGAGGACTCTTCCCAGGAGGTCCAGACACAGCTCTCCAACCTCTCCGTGAGGCTGAGAGAGGAGCAGCAGAAGGTTCAGTTGGCACAGGAGGAAACTCAAACACTTAGGA ACAAGCTAAGTGAAGCCGAGGAATTAGCCCAACTAAGTGTGCAGGAAGCCGAGTCCCTCAAAAACAGGATACTGGGGCTGGAGGAGAGGTTAGAGTTCAGCCAGGCCTCCCCCACCACGCCCCTAATCCTACCCCCGCCAGTCTCACGCAACATTGGCAGCGGTGAGAGTGGCAATCAGACGAAGACTTCCATCGAGTCCCTCACTCCCCCAGCCTCCCTAGACGCTGATGCTGCTGAACCCATCATCAATGCAGGATCTAATGACACTGCCAAATCTACCTCAAGAACAACAGTGAACGAAGCGGGTGATGCCGAAAGGACTGCAAACATTAGTACCAAAGAAGCTGAACTGGCGGCTCTCAAGGACACTTTGAAGAAGCTGCAGGAGAAGCTCACCCAGTCACAGCAAGAGTGCTCAGCCTTGCAAGAAAGGGAACTTACTCTAAAACAGACGCTAGAAAGGGAGAGCCAGAGCGCCACAAAAGAT aATGAACCCGTGTCCTCTGAGAAGGTAGACAGCTTGCAAGAAGAACTGCAAGCCATTAGGGAAGAGAGGGACAGGTTGAGGGACAAGGTTGGCCTGCTAGACGAGGACTACCAGGTTTTGACAGTACAAAATAAAATG ACGGTCCCTACCTGGGtcatggtagttgtggtgatggctCTGGCTCTAGGATCTGAACTGTTTCTGAACATTTTATAG